CGCGCGGTGACCGCCGGCCCGGCGGTAGGCGGCCGCGTCGACGACCACGAGCTGGCCGTTGGCCGCGGCGAGAGACTCGCGGGGCGACCGCTCGGCGAGGCGGAGCGGCAGCGTCGTCAGCCAGGACCACTGGAGCAGCGGCTGGACCAGCCGCTCGGCCGGCGACCCCGCGACCTGGCGCGGGTAGGGCGACACGAGGTCGAGGGCGGCCCACCGCAGCAGGGCGACCGACGAGGCCACGGCGTGCGGCTCGAGCACCACGTCGGCGTCGACGAAGACGAGCACCTCGGCGCCGGCGTCCCGCGCGGCGTCGGCGAGCTGTTGGCAGGCCCACGGCTTGCCCCACCACCCGGCCGGGAGCCCGTCGCCGGTGAGCACCCGCAGACGGTCGTCACCTGCTGCTGCGCGACGTACGACCTCGGCCGTGCCGTCCTGCGACCCGTCGTCGAGCACCAGGACGGTGAGGTCGCGCACGCCGCGCTGGCCCAGGACCGACCGGACGCACGGTGCGACCCGCGCCGCCTCGTCGCGGACCGGCAGCAGGACGGCGACCCGCTCGGCCACCGGCGGCGGATCGGGCGGGGGGACGCGGAGCCGGCGGAGGTTCCAGGCCGCGTGGGCGGTGCCGGCGACGGCCAGCGCGGTGCCGGCCGCGGTGAGCGCGTCGAACGCGCGGCTCCTCATGCGCGGGACTGCCACAGCGACCACAAGTAGGGCACGACGACCACGCCGAGCGCGATGCCGCCGACAAGGGCGACCGAGTCGGTGCCGAACCAGTAGAGGTTGCCGACGACGTAGCCGACCCAGGTCCAGGCGAGCAGCGCTGCCGGGACGGCCTCGTCCACCCGCTGCCGGGGGGCCGGCCGGGGGAGTGCCGCCGAGAGCACCAGCATGAGCAGCGTGCCGACGACGAACCAGCCGGCGAAGTTCGTGAGCGGGATGCCGTGCACACCAGGCAGCGATGGTGTCGGGTCGGCCCACCGCCAGTGCCCGTCGCCGACCATCTGTGGGTCGAGGCAGATGTCCCACGCCATCAGCCCGTAGCCGCCGACGAGCGGCACCCAGCGACGGGTCAGCCGGCGGGCCGCGAGGAAGACCGGGTAGCTCATCATCGTCCAGGCGAGCGGCACCACGACCGGCACGTCGAAGAGCTCCGGACCGAGCGAGTCGCTGTAGGAGTAGCGCCCGAACGGCAGGCTGTTGTGCACGCCGACCACCTCGGCCGCGAATCCCGCGCCGGCGGTGATGACCAGCAGGCCGAAGGCCCACGCCGAGCCACGACTGACGACGGCGTGCGCGACGCAGGCGCCGGCGAAGGTCACCACAGTGGCGACCGTGACGCGGTCGCGAGCCGCTCCGTCGACCAGCGGGTAGGCGATCTGCAGCCCCACTGTGGCGGCTGCCAGCAGCCACGGCAGCGGGCGGACCCATGCGCCGGGGCGGCGTCGGCCACGGACGGCGTAGGACACGGTGGTCACCGCCACCGCCGGCGGGCCGCCGTCATCGCGACGCGCGCAGCCGTCCGGCCCGACGCGCCGAAGACGCCGCCACCCGGGTGCGTCGATGCGCCGGTGAGGAAGAGGCCGCGCACCGGCGTACGGTAACCGGCCAGCTCGGGGAGCGGCCGGTAGCTGAACATCGAGTCCAGGCCCATCTCGACGTGCATGACGTTGCCGCGGCGCAGCCCGAGCTCGCGCTCCAGGTCGAGCGGCGTCTGCACGTGCACCTGGTCGATCACGTCGGTGAAGCCGGGCGCTGCCCGCTCGACCTGCGCGACGATCCGCTCGCCCTCGCGGGCACGGATGTCGTCCCAGCGCTCGCCGGTGGACAGGTCGTAGGGGTGCCACTGCGCCCACGCGGTCACCACGTGCTTGCCCGGCGGCGCGATCGACGGGTCGAGGGCGGTGGGTGTCATGACGAGGACGGCCGGCTCCTCCGGGGTGCGGCCCGCGACGAAG
Above is a genomic segment from Actinomycetes bacterium containing:
- a CDS encoding glycosyltransferase family 2 protein; amino-acid sequence: MRSRAFDALTAAGTALAVAGTAHAAWNLRRLRVPPPDPPPVAERVAVLLPVRDEAARVAPCVRSVLGQRGVRDLTVLVLDDGSQDGTAEVVRRAAAGDDRLRVLTGDGLPAGWWGKPWACQQLADAARDAGAEVLVFVDADVVLEPHAVASSVALLRWAALDLVSPYPRQVAGSPAERLVQPLLQWSWLTTLPLRLAERSPRESLAAANGQLVVVDAAAYRRAGGHRAVRAEMLEDVALLRAVKRNGGRGTVADGTGLAACRMYDGWPDLRDGYAKSLWSAFGSTSGAVAVTGGLAATYVLPPLAALRGSRTGLVGYVAAVLGRVLVGRRVGSRVWPDALAHPASVATFGWLVASSVRGHRAGTLRARGRRVAGLRSEP
- a CDS encoding carotenoid biosynthesis protein, translated to MTTVSYAVRGRRRPGAWVRPLPWLLAAATVGLQIAYPLVDGAARDRVTVATVVTFAGACVAHAVVSRGSAWAFGLLVITAGAGFAAEVVGVHNSLPFGRYSYSDSLGPELFDVPVVVPLAWTMMSYPVFLAARRLTRRWVPLVGGYGLMAWDICLDPQMVGDGHWRWADPTPSLPGVHGIPLTNFAGWFVVGTLLMLVLSAALPRPAPRQRVDEAVPAALLAWTWVGYVVGNLYWFGTDSVALVGGIALGVVVVPYLWSLWQSRA